The Leptospiraceae bacterium genome includes the window TTTACAGTCAAGTGAATAGCAAAGGCGATGGGCCTTTCTCTGTAATGATTTTTGAGACCAAGAAATTTTATCAAGCCAATGCGGATGGTTATTTTGAGGCAGAGGTGCCTTCTTTCGGCACTTATACTTTTAGAATTTTACGCCCTACAGGAATGCAAGAAATCAAAAAATCTATTACCTTGGAAGATGAGCTTGTTACTATTTATACGGATAAAAAAGAAATTCCAAAAGGTGCAATCCAAGTTCAAGGAGATAAAGAAAAAACCGTAGTCTCTCGTTACAAAGTGCGTTATGACGAAATCCAAAGGATGCCCGGTACTTTTGGTGAGCCTTTAAAAGGCTTAGAAACTTTACCTGGTATCACTCCAAACCCGGGTGTCGGTCCCGGTGCAAATTCTTTAATTGTTCGTGGAGCAGATCCGGATTGGAATACATATTTATACGATGACCTTCCTATACTCTATCCTTTTCATTGGGATGGTTTGACTTCGGTGATTCACGGAAATCTAATCAAGTCTATAGATCTTTACACAGGTGCGTTTCCAGCAAATTACAATAACGCTCTGGGTGGTGTGATTGAAATTGAAACTGTAGACAAGGTAGAAAAGAAAACCGGTTCAGCGAAAATGTCTCTTTGGAATGCAAATGCAATGTACCAAACTCCAATTTTTGATGGGAAGGGGTACTTGGCAGTGGCTACACAGGTTGGGTATTTAGACAAGACTATCGGTGCATCGGGACTTGTTCCTGAAGGAATCCGACTTCCGAGATTTACAGACTCACAAGTAAAGTTTGTGTACAATATCAATCCAGAAAACCAACTTTCGTTTACCTTCCTTCACGCGAAAGACGATTTTGCTGCAAGTATAGAAGCAAAATCATCCGATGACCCTACAAGCTCCATGCAAGCTCTATCTGGTGCCAAGATTTCGGCAGGACAGGGTTTTAGAACCATGGGGCTAAGACATATATGGACACCGGGAACTAAGTTTACAAACAGATTTACTCTTATTAATTTTGAGCCTTTTATTGATACTAATTTTTCTTTCGGTCAATACAAAAGCCTCCTTACAGCAAAAGTCCCGTACACAGGTGTGAGGCAGGATGCGACTTGGGATGCAATGAAAATTCTAAAAGTAGAATTTGGCACTGAAGCCCGGGTTGTTTCTGCCAATGCGGGGGGTGAGGGTTTAAGAGTAAAGGATCCTACAAATCCTTCGCCCAATCCCTACGATACTACAAACCCGGCTTTTGAAAAAATGCCTTTGAATGTTAGAAGACACACACAATACTATAATTCTTATCTTACATTTAAGTTTAAATTGGGAAATTTTGAATTTACGCCCGGTGCAAGATACGACTACATTTATGCAGTAAAACAAGGTGCACTCGGTCCAAGAGCTACAATTTCTTATAAATTTGACAATATCGGAAAAGGTT containing:
- a CDS encoding TonB-dependent receptor plug domain-containing protein, with amino-acid sequence MLLRPVLFFIGLLFFISSDIFAVSFRARLYSQVNSKGDGPFSVMIFETKKFYQANADGYFEAEVPSFGTYTFRILRPTGMQEIKKSITLEDELVTIYTDKKEIPKGAIQVQGDKEKTVVSRYKVRYDEIQRMPGTFGEPLKGLETLPGITPNPGVGPGANSLIVRGADPDWNTYLYDDLPILYPFHWDGLTSVIHGNLIKSIDLYTGAFPANYNNALGGVIEIETVDKVEKKTGSAKMSLWNANAMYQTPIFDGKGYLAVATQVGYLDKTIGASGLVPEGIRLPRFTDSQVKFVYNINPENQLSFTFLHAKDDFAASIEAKSSDDPTSSMQALSGAKISAGQGFRTMGLRHIWTPGTKFTNRFTLINFEPFIDTNFSFGQYKSLLTAKVPYTGVRQDATWDAMKILKVEFGTEARVVSANAGGEGLRVKDPTNPSPNPYDTTNPAFEKMPLNVRRHTQYYNSYLTFKFKLGNFEFTPGARYDYIYAVKQGALGPRATISYKFDNIGKGLTLFGGSGEYARFSYFSPAYNKDSGNLDIGFEKARKSSVGAEQQLTSEWLVKAEVFKNEFYNIIIDDPYISDPIGMNPDKGQWLTKPVVRNRPRNYSNSGDGWSHGYELLIKKTNKQGSRDWFGWISYTWTQSFRNNNLYQQYEGENTVYTADEKRLLASVYKNSKETIASFDRTHVINIIYGWRVSEDWQVGGRWTYLTQRPIDPVVGDDGGQFANPANNQIFWNPKFSNNPYSAEYKNSRRLKPYHRLDIRIDKFYNYEWGYLSIYFEIINLYIRKNVDGENFDPTRPYSRTNPSPSPTFGTLEVGKTVIPFFNIGMEARF